One genomic segment of Garra rufa chromosome 13, GarRuf1.0, whole genome shotgun sequence includes these proteins:
- the c1ql1 gene encoding complement C1q-like protein 4 → MAKHGIVVLLTLLSLTKASFCETLPSTCRIICDPSSDRSTDRSNGFVIPLTPSAAGPPGPAGPPGKAGPPGLPGPSAIGSSSKGAVAFSAALQDAFSKNDVIKFNDVITNVGGGYVSSTGTFTCKKAGVYYFIFNIVKTGQNLRVDLVLNDQTVVASAVAVDVLHADTASNNVVLQLNAGDRLYVRLNNSELSKRDPQSRFSIFSGYLLYES, encoded by the exons ATGGCCAAGCACGGGATAGTGGTTCTCCTCACACTTCTGTCTTTGACCAAAGCAAGTTTCTGTGAGACCCTCCCTAGCACCTGCAGGATCATTTGTGACCCTTCCTCGGATCGATCTACTGACCGGAGCAATGGCTTCGTCATCCCTCTCACCCCATCTGCAGCAGGACCTCCTGGTCCAGCTGGACCTCCAGGTAAAGCAGGTCCTCCTGGCCTACCTGGACCCTCAGCTATAGGCTCGTCGAGTAAGGGAGCTGTCGCGTTCAGCGCTGCACTGCAGGATGCCTTCAGCAAGAATGATGTGATAAAGTTTAACGATGTGATTACTAATGTGGGAGGAGGTTATGTCTCCTCAACTGGGACTTTCACCTGTAAGAAAGCGGGAGTGTATTACTTCATCTTTAACATTGTGAAGACTGGCCAAAACCTACGGGTGGACTTGGTTCTTAATGACCAAACG GTTGTGGCGAGCGCAGTGGCAGTGGATGTCCTTCATGCAGATACTGCAAGCAACAATGTAGTGCTACAACTGAACGCTGGAGACCGACTCTATGTTCGGCTGAACAACAGTGAGCTAAGCAAAAGGGACCCGCAAAGCCGCTTCAGCATCTTCTCTGGTTACCTGCTATATGAGAGCTGA
- the dsc2l gene encoding desmocollin 2-like protein — MYERAVFALCLLALVPFQSTASCDLRPVLVQVPKRLPAGFIISEGKKELSLKGCAAKPVAFTSSDPDFAVNTDGTIFTVHTLEITTKRFSVLVQDENGSDWRVDIILSCNDGASHKSGSAVHKRAKRRWRPLPFSVVENDKAPFPKELEMIASDSSVNYTVHYRISGQGVDKDPIGLFILNEQTGMLSVTGPVDRERNPQFDFVAQVFDKSGKETDQYLPITVIVEDVNDNAPEFTGLRFFTVEERCRAVIGTYKALDPENKNSDGIKYYKMSDPGNWINVVENTGELRVANTIDRESPLVQKDMYNITVRAVDGSKKTGKGMVVIQIEDTNDNMPAIGVTDPIMCSRGDTLSSILIEAQDMDRPPYSTPFSFELGAGQEGSWKLKDTSDSSVVLEQASAMPNGLYSVPILVKDLQGNGKEQIVNVRVCNCEREENGVGICGARSASSSLGGLGILALVLSGLLLLLLSLFLIFMCSTKRDKLYINDDTGTGGMLLKSNTEAPGEEVKDGALMMIPGAEVVDGSLQSGIMESKNVTSTSGRYGPQYFQGGGVYNTTTQEFGTEKNYSSGRYDNNMAGNTTMQRMSNTGASDTWKTNGRYLDRKLTYFGEEEDGRYADDVLKTYGNEGMGSPAGSVGCCSIVGEQESLDFLNTLGPKFRPLADVCYTTTRTGN; from the exons ATGTATGAACGCGCGGTGTTCGCTCTCTGCCTGCTTGCTTTG GTGCCGTTTCAGAGCACTGCGTCTTGCGATTTGAGGCCTGTGCTTGTTCAGGTTCCTAAGAGGCTGCCCGCCGGTTTTATCATCTCCGAAGGCAAGAAAGAAT TGTCTCTCAAAGGCTGTGCGGCCAAACCTGTGGCCTTTACTTCCAGTGACCCTGACTTCGCTGTAAATACAGATGGAACCATTTTCACAGTTCATACTTTGGAGATTACAACAAAGCGGTTTTCTGTGCTGGTGCAGGATGAGAATGGATCGGATTGGAGGGTGGACATAATCCTGTCCTGTAATGATGGG GCATCTCATAAGTCTGGCAGTGCGGTTCACAAACGTGCTAAGAGAAGATGGAGACCGTTGCCTTTCTCTGTTGTTGAGAATGACAAGGCTCCATTCCCAAAGGAACTGGAGATG ATTGCATCTGATTCTTCAGTTAATTACACAGTGCATTATAGGATCAGTGGACAGGGTGTTGACAAAGATCCTATTGGCCTCTTCATTCTGAACGAACAAACCGGTATGCTGAGTGTGACCGGGCCCGTCGACCGTGAGCGCAACCCACAATTTGAT TTTGTTGCTCAAGTGTTTGACAAAAGTGGCAAGGAAACTGATCAATATCTGCCCATCACTGTAATTGTGGAGGATGTGAACGATAACGCCCCAGAATTCACAGGACTTCGATTCTTCACTGTAGAAGAACGGTGCAGGGCAG TCATTGGAACCTATAAAGCTCTGGACCCAGAGAATAAGAACAGTGATGGAATAAA GTACTATAAGATGAGTGACCCTGGCAACTGGATCAATGTGGTGGAGAACACTGGTGAACTGAGAGTAGCCAATACTATAGACCGAGAATCACCTTTGGTCCAAAAGGATATGTACAACATAACCGTCAGAGCAGTGGACGGGA GTAAGAAGACAGGAAAGGGGATGGTTGTGATCCAAATCGAAGACACAAACGATAACATGCCTGCGATTGGTGTAACAGACCCGATCATGTGTAGTAGGGGTGATACGCTGAGCTCGATTCTGATTGAAGCTCAGGACATGGACAGGCCACCTTACTCCACTCCCTTCAGTTTCGAACTTGGAGCAGGTCAGGAAGGGAGTTGGAAACTAAAGGACACTTCAG ATTCCTCCGTGGTGCTGGAACAGGCTTCGGCCATGCCTAACGGTCTCTACAGCGTCCCTATCCTGGTGAAGGATCTGCAGGGAAACGGAAAAGAGCAGATAGTGAATGTGCGAGTGTGCAACTGCGAGAGGGAAGAAAACGGCGTGGGAATATGTGGAGCTCGTAGTGCCTCCTCCTCTTTGGGCGGTTTGGGAATCCTTGCCTTGGTTCTTTCTGGCCTGCTCCTGCTTCTCTTAA GTCTGTTTCTCATCTTCATGTGCAGTACTAAGAGAGACAAGCTGTACATCAATGATGACACTGGAACAGGTGGAATGCTGCTGAAATCCAACACTGAGGCTCCTGGTGAAGAAGTG AAAGATGGAGCTTTGATGATGATTCCTGGGGCAGAGGTGGTGGACGGGTCCCTGCAGAGCGGCATCATGGAAAGTAAGAACGTCACTTCAACTTCTGGACGCTACGGGCCGCAGTATTTCCAGGGAGGAGGCGTGTACAACACCACCACTCAGGAATTTGGGACTGAGAAGAACTACTCATCCGGACGCTATGATAACAACATGGCTGGCAACACCACGATGCAGAGAATGTCAAATACGGGTGCTTCGGACACATGGAAAACCAATGGGCGCTACTTGGACAGA AAACTGACTTACTTTGGAGAAGAGGAGGATGGCCGGTACGCGGACGACGTGCTGAAGACTTATGGGAATGAGGGGATGGGATCTCCTGCGGGGTCCGTAGGATGTTGTAGCATCGTGGGTGAACAGGAATCACTGGACTTTTTGAACACTCTCGGCCCAAAATTCAGACCGCTGGCTGACGTTTGCTACACCACGACTCGAACCGGAAACTAA